In Nostoc sp. CENA543, a single genomic region encodes these proteins:
- a CDS encoding DUF2996 domain-containing protein — protein sequence MADETNQNQAGDQIPSTVDQKAPTVSAANAPSTSEPVATDIPTANAPDPKTANPKTNPNAATQTEKPAAAKPAAAKKEKAPAVEDKPFVEFMEQEYLPALQKAIAAEGVKDLQLAFKKQKLPVAGLQSAEECWQIVGSWQNGQRQFNVYFPDEDIQGKKGFSCNEGKKPSTLESFLIDERKVTLDMLVSRLVYRLNGQKWLGRN from the coding sequence ATGGCAGACGAAACCAATCAAAATCAGGCAGGAGATCAAATTCCCAGCACTGTTGACCAAAAAGCACCCACTGTCTCAGCAGCAAACGCTCCCAGCACTAGCGAACCAGTAGCGACAGATATTCCTACTGCTAACGCTCCAGACCCCAAAACAGCGAACCCCAAAACCAACCCCAACGCTGCTACTCAGACAGAAAAACCCGCCGCCGCTAAACCCGCCGCCGCCAAGAAAGAAAAAGCTCCAGCAGTAGAAGACAAACCCTTTGTCGAGTTCATGGAGCAAGAATACTTACCGGCATTGCAAAAAGCGATCGCAGCTGAAGGGGTAAAAGATTTACAATTAGCTTTTAAAAAGCAAAAGCTCCCCGTTGCTGGATTGCAATCAGCTGAAGAATGCTGGCAAATAGTTGGTAGTTGGCAAAACGGCCAGCGTCAGTTTAATGTATACTTTCCCGACGAAGATATCCAAGGAAAAAAAGGTTTTTCCTGCAACGAAGGTAAAAAGCCTAGTACCTTAGAATCATTTTTAATCGATGAGCGTAAAGTCACACTGGATATGCTAGTGTCCCGGTTAGTCTACCGCTTAAACGGTCAAAAGTGGCTAGGTAGAAATTAA
- a CDS encoding TM2 domain-containing protein — MNIDRQINPTGNNRLPISYILCGLGFIFPVGGLHRIYNGKFGTGFLWLFTFGLFYVGQFVDLFLIPGMVEEYKHNLRSQAGISSFGVPLNPPVVATQVHVPKGNDLMIRLIEVAESRGGSLTVTQGVKATGASFAEVETALKEMFKSGYVKIDNDPISGAVTYYFHELDQ, encoded by the coding sequence ATTAATATAGACCGTCAGATTAACCCTACTGGTAATAATCGGTTGCCGATTTCTTATATCTTGTGTGGTTTGGGGTTTATCTTCCCCGTAGGAGGCTTACACCGTATCTATAACGGTAAGTTTGGTACTGGCTTTTTATGGTTGTTTACTTTTGGATTATTTTACGTCGGGCAGTTTGTAGATTTGTTTTTGATACCTGGAATGGTAGAAGAATACAAACACAATTTGCGTAGTCAAGCTGGTATTTCTTCCTTTGGTGTACCACTTAATCCCCCAGTAGTTGCAACCCAAGTTCATGTTCCAAAGGGTAATGATTTGATGATTAGACTCATTGAGGTAGCAGAAAGTAGGGGTGGTAGCTTAACTGTAACGCAAGGTGTCAAAGCTACAGGTGCTAGCTTTGCAGAAGTCGAAACCGCTTTGAAAGAAATGTTTAAATCTGGTTACGTAAAAATAGATAACGACCCGATTTCTGGAGCCGTTACCTACTACTTTCATGAATTGGATCAATAG